A genomic stretch from Candidatus Deferrimicrobiaceae bacterium includes:
- a CDS encoding cyclopropane-fatty-acyl-phospholipid synthase family protein: MAVPLAVPADRFARTSLRLLPILLGGYRPRDFAVRLWDGTIWGPGEGQPARFTLVLRRPGAFRRMFLPPTELSLGDAYIHGDYDIEGDFESAFSLGDYITGMRMGSADWIRCAPKLIALPSDDRPPSGRRAVRLTGPRHSRARDREAVRFHYELSNDFFSLWLDRRMVYSTAYFSDPGEDLDTAQERKLEYICRKLRLRPGERLLDIGCGWGGLVIYAAKTRDVKAVGITLSRPQAELAGQRIREEGLEDRCRVEVIDYREVEDPSGYDKIASIGMFEHVGESRLEEYFGRAWRLLRPGGVFLNHGITSGAGGSTRRGPSFIDRYVFPDSDLVPIATTLRVAERCGFEVRDVESLREHYILTLRHWVRRLEDNYGRVRQTVDEVMFRTWRLYLWGSAYWFRIGRNNVYQALLVKPDGGRSGMPLTRTDWYS, translated from the coding sequence CGCCGTCCGTTTGTGGGACGGGACGATCTGGGGACCCGGGGAGGGGCAGCCGGCCCGGTTCACCCTCGTCCTCCGTCGCCCCGGGGCGTTCCGCAGGATGTTCCTCCCGCCGACGGAACTTTCCCTCGGCGATGCCTATATTCACGGCGACTACGATATCGAGGGGGATTTCGAGTCCGCCTTCTCGCTGGGAGACTACATCACCGGGATGCGCATGGGATCCGCCGATTGGATCCGCTGCGCCCCGAAGCTCATTGCGCTCCCTTCCGATGATCGTCCCCCTTCCGGGAGACGTGCGGTTCGATTGACGGGGCCGCGCCATTCCCGTGCCCGCGACCGGGAGGCCGTTCGATTCCACTACGAACTGTCCAATGATTTCTTCTCCCTCTGGCTGGACCGCCGGATGGTCTATTCGACCGCGTATTTTTCCGACCCGGGGGAGGATCTCGACACGGCGCAGGAGCGGAAGCTCGAATACATCTGCCGGAAGCTGCGCCTTCGTCCCGGCGAACGGCTGCTGGATATCGGATGCGGATGGGGAGGACTGGTCATCTATGCCGCGAAAACCCGCGACGTGAAGGCCGTCGGCATCACTCTCAGCCGGCCCCAGGCGGAACTGGCCGGACAGCGGATCCGCGAGGAAGGGCTGGAAGACCGGTGCCGCGTGGAGGTCATTGATTACCGTGAGGTCGAAGATCCGTCGGGGTATGACAAGATCGCCAGCATCGGGATGTTCGAACATGTCGGGGAGAGTCGCCTGGAGGAATATTTCGGCCGGGCGTGGCGACTGCTTCGCCCGGGGGGGGTGTTCCTGAACCACGGAATCACCTCGGGCGCGGGTGGTTCCACCCGCCGCGGCCCATCCTTCATCGACCGGTACGTTTTCCCGGACAGCGATCTTGTTCCCATCGCCACAACGCTGCGCGTCGCCGAGAGGTGCGGTTTCGAGGTCCGGGACGTGGAGAGCCTGCGCGAGCATTATATCCTCACGCTCCGGCATTGGGTTCGACGCCTGGAGGATAATTACGGGAGGGTGCGGCAGACCGTCGACGAGGTGATGTTCCGCACATGGCGGCTATACCTGTGGGGCTCTGCCTACTGGTTCCGGATTGGACGGAACAATGTCTATCAGGCGCTTCTGGTCAAGCCCGACGGGGGCAGAAGCGGGATGCCGTTGACCCGGACGGACTGGTATTCCTAG